In Microbacterium cremeum, a genomic segment contains:
- a CDS encoding SRPBCC family protein has product MVDVNAQVDAVTRSVDTVKVDGDEAYVQTLEQEYPSPIDDVWDAVTNPERIPRWFLPVSGELRLGGRYQLEGNAGGEVLECAPPADGAAHYRITWEYGGGSSWVVVRLTSIGDDTTRFELEHTARAADVPPGFWEQFGPGATGVGWDGGLLGLALHLAGNTELPPGAAETWAVSDEGKAFHRAAATAWGRAHAAGGADPEAAVRAADNTYAFYTGQAAVEMPDA; this is encoded by the coding sequence ATGGTCGATGTGAACGCCCAGGTCGACGCCGTCACGCGCAGCGTCGACACCGTGAAGGTGGACGGCGACGAGGCGTACGTCCAGACCCTCGAGCAGGAATACCCCAGCCCGATCGACGACGTGTGGGACGCCGTGACGAACCCCGAGCGGATTCCGCGCTGGTTCCTCCCCGTCAGCGGCGAGCTGCGGCTGGGCGGGCGCTATCAGCTCGAGGGCAACGCCGGCGGCGAGGTGCTCGAATGCGCGCCGCCCGCCGACGGCGCGGCGCACTACCGCATCACGTGGGAGTACGGCGGCGGCAGCAGCTGGGTCGTGGTGCGCCTGACCTCGATCGGCGACGACACGACGCGGTTCGAGCTCGAGCACACCGCCCGCGCGGCCGACGTGCCGCCCGGCTTCTGGGAGCAGTTCGGCCCCGGCGCGACCGGCGTCGGGTGGGACGGCGGCCTGCTGGGTCTCGCGCTCCACCTCGCCGGCAACACCGAGCTGCCTCCGGGAGCGGCCGAGACGTGGGCCGTGTCGGACGAGGGCAAGGCGTTCCACCGCGCCGCCGCCACCGCGTGGGGCCGCGCGCACGCCGCCGGGGGCGCCGACCCCGAGGCCGCCGTCCGCGCCGCCGACAACACCTACGCCTTCTACACCGGGCAGGCGGCGGTGGAGATGCCCGACGCGTGA
- a CDS encoding cation diffusion facilitator family transporter produces MSASGGGKAIIAAFLANLGIAIAKFIAWLLSGSASMLAEAIHSVADSGNQLLLLLGGRRAKRAADREHPFGYGRERYVYAFVVSIILFSVGGLFSIYEGVDKLTHPHEIENVWIPIAVLVIAIVLESFSLRTAIRESNHVRAKGQSWVSFVRHAKAPELPVVLLEDIAALLGLAFALVAVSLSAITHNPLFDAIGTLMIGTLLILVAITLGIETKSLLVGEGATDADHRRIVDAIQDGPEVEKLIHIKTLYLGPDELLVAAKLGFASDSPLAHVAADIDRIEARVRAAVPTARVIYFEPDIYRPGTDRTPPTEEFVIKSAD; encoded by the coding sequence ATGAGTGCTTCCGGCGGCGGCAAGGCGATCATCGCGGCGTTTCTGGCGAACTTGGGAATCGCGATCGCGAAGTTCATCGCATGGCTGCTCTCGGGCTCGGCGTCGATGCTCGCCGAGGCGATCCACTCGGTCGCCGACTCCGGCAACCAGCTGCTCCTGCTCCTCGGCGGCCGCCGCGCCAAGCGCGCCGCCGACCGCGAGCACCCGTTCGGCTACGGCCGCGAACGCTACGTCTACGCGTTCGTCGTCTCGATCATCCTGTTCTCGGTCGGTGGCCTGTTCTCGATCTACGAAGGCGTCGACAAGCTCACCCACCCGCACGAGATCGAGAACGTGTGGATCCCGATCGCCGTGCTCGTGATCGCCATCGTGCTCGAGTCGTTCTCGCTGCGCACCGCGATTCGCGAGAGCAACCATGTCCGGGCGAAGGGCCAGTCGTGGGTGTCGTTCGTCCGTCACGCGAAGGCGCCCGAGCTGCCCGTCGTGCTGCTCGAAGACATCGCCGCGCTCCTCGGCCTGGCGTTCGCGCTCGTCGCCGTCAGCCTCAGCGCGATCACGCACAACCCCCTGTTCGATGCGATCGGCACGCTCATGATCGGAACGCTGCTGATCCTCGTCGCGATCACGCTCGGCATCGAGACGAAGAGCCTGCTCGTCGGGGAAGGGGCGACGGATGCCGATCACCGGCGCATCGTCGACGCCATCCAGGACGGGCCCGAAGTCGAGAAGCTCATCCACATCAAGACGCTCTACCTCGGTCCGGACGAGCTCCTCGTCGCCGCCAAGCTCGGCTTCGCCTCGGACTCGCCGCTCGCCCACGTCGCCGCCGACATCGATCGCATCGAGGCCCGCGTCCGTGCGGCGGTGCCGACAGCGCGAGTGATCTACTTCGAGCCCGACATCTACCGCCCCGGCACCGACCGGACTCCCCCGACGGAGGAGTTCGTCATCAAGTCCGCCGACTGA
- a CDS encoding DUF2306 domain-containing protein, giving the protein MTRLIEPVRTAPAVARPGGIRSRIGWTFVLLTALAIVAYAATPYFTATLTTLAGDGVGLASTYADAAPFVQGAFYAHIVGGAVALALGPLQFWRGLRDRAPRVHRWVGRTYLVGVAVGAVAGLIIAPTSRAGYVAFFGFGALAVLWLVTAWRAYRAIRRHDVPSHQAWMIRNYALTYSAVTLRIWLPLLLLAPLALGQPWEMETAFADAYAAVPFLAWLPNLVVAEWLVRRRGLPSYRLPV; this is encoded by the coding sequence GTGACCCGCCTCATCGAACCCGTCCGCACCGCACCGGCCGTCGCACGGCCGGGCGGCATCCGCTCCCGCATCGGCTGGACGTTCGTGCTGCTCACGGCGCTCGCGATCGTCGCGTACGCCGCCACGCCGTACTTCACCGCGACGCTGACCACGCTCGCCGGCGACGGCGTGGGACTCGCGTCGACGTATGCCGACGCCGCCCCGTTCGTGCAGGGCGCCTTCTACGCCCACATCGTCGGCGGTGCGGTGGCGCTCGCCCTCGGACCCCTGCAGTTCTGGCGCGGGCTGCGTGACCGGGCTCCGCGCGTGCACCGCTGGGTCGGCCGCACATACCTCGTCGGCGTCGCCGTCGGAGCCGTCGCGGGGTTGATCATCGCTCCGACGAGTCGCGCCGGGTACGTCGCGTTCTTCGGGTTCGGCGCGCTCGCCGTGCTGTGGCTCGTCACCGCGTGGCGCGCCTACCGCGCGATCCGCCGTCACGACGTGCCCAGCCACCAGGCGTGGATGATCCGCAACTACGCCCTCACGTACTCGGCGGTGACGCTGCGCATCTGGCTGCCCCTTCTGCTGCTGGCGCCGCTCGCGCTCGGTCAGCCGTGGGAGATGGAGACGGCGTTCGCCGACGCGTATGCCGCCGTGCCGTTCCTGGCCTGGCTCCCGAACCTCGTCGTCGCCGAATGGCTCGTCCGGCGGCGGGGCCTGCCGTCGTACCGACTGCCGGTCTGA
- a CDS encoding potassium channel family protein, with protein MVERIRSDAPVLVIGLGRFGAACAGELDRLDREVLAIDENLELVQKWSERVTHTVQTDARNFDALKQIGAQDFQVAVVAVGSSIEASVLITANLVDLKVPQIWAKAVSQSHGKILARVGANHVIYPEREAGERVAHLVSGRMLDFIRFDDDFVLAKMYPPKFVRGVGLNESGVRTKYNVTVVGVKSPGRPFRYAEANTVVTNHDLIIVSGTNSDIERFAALDR; from the coding sequence TTGGTTGAGCGGATCAGAAGCGACGCCCCTGTCCTGGTGATCGGGCTCGGTCGCTTCGGCGCCGCGTGCGCGGGAGAGCTGGACCGACTCGACCGCGAAGTTCTCGCGATCGACGAGAACCTCGAACTCGTGCAGAAGTGGTCCGAACGGGTGACGCACACGGTGCAGACGGACGCCCGCAACTTCGACGCCCTCAAGCAGATCGGCGCACAGGACTTCCAGGTCGCGGTGGTCGCGGTGGGCTCGTCGATCGAGGCATCCGTCCTCATCACGGCGAACCTCGTCGACCTCAAGGTGCCGCAGATCTGGGCGAAGGCGGTGTCGCAGTCGCACGGCAAGATCCTCGCCCGCGTCGGCGCGAACCACGTGATCTACCCCGAGCGCGAAGCGGGCGAGCGCGTCGCGCACCTCGTCAGCGGGCGCATGCTCGACTTCATCCGCTTCGACGACGACTTCGTGCTGGCGAAGATGTACCCGCCGAAGTTCGTGCGCGGCGTGGGCCTGAACGAGTCGGGTGTCCGCACGAAGTACAACGTCACGGTCGTCGGCGTGAAGAGCCCGGGCCGGCCGTTCCGGTACGCCGAGGCGAACACGGTCGTCACCAACCACGACCTGATCATCGTGTCGGGCACGAACTCCGACATCGAGCGCTTCGCCGCGCTCGACCGCTGA
- a CDS encoding ArsR/SmtB family transcription factor, which yields MHALDILGDPVRRRILELLADGERSAGEIGDVVQGEFGISQPAVSQHLRVLRESGLATVRPEGTRRLYAIDPEPLESAASWFDPFRRFWQPHLDALGTELARGRRSRRLAAEAAETAGQATDAAPAPDGPSDPDEPEEN from the coding sequence GTGCACGCGCTCGACATCCTCGGCGACCCGGTGCGCCGGCGCATCCTCGAACTCCTCGCGGACGGCGAGCGCAGCGCCGGCGAGATCGGCGACGTCGTGCAGGGCGAGTTCGGCATCTCGCAGCCGGCCGTCTCGCAGCACCTGCGCGTGCTGCGAGAGTCGGGCCTGGCCACCGTGCGCCCCGAAGGCACGCGCCGGCTCTACGCGATCGACCCCGAGCCGCTCGAGTCCGCGGCCTCGTGGTTCGACCCGTTCCGCCGGTTCTGGCAGCCGCACCTCGATGCCCTCGGCACCGAGCTCGCTCGCGGCCGCCGGTCGCGGCGGCTCGCGGCCGAAGCGGCCGAGACGGCCGGGCAGGCGACGGATGCCGCGCCCGCCCCCGATGGACCATCCGACCCCGACGAACCAGAGGAGAACTGA
- a CDS encoding ArsR/SmtB family transcription factor, producing MADIFDVIADGTRRDILRLLLDRSTAGEHGTSVSHIVHELGASQPTVSKHLKVLRDAHLVSVREEGQHRYYSLSAEPLDEVDDWLVPFLDGATAEPVAAQPSLPDSAAHAAEVVGRAAASAKHALESALKRLPGR from the coding sequence ATGGCGGACATCTTCGACGTGATCGCGGACGGCACGCGTCGCGACATCCTGCGACTCCTGCTCGACAGATCGACCGCCGGCGAACACGGCACCAGCGTGTCGCATATCGTGCACGAGCTCGGCGCGAGCCAGCCGACCGTCTCGAAGCACCTCAAGGTGCTGCGCGATGCCCATCTGGTCTCGGTGCGCGAGGAGGGGCAGCACCGCTACTACAGCCTGTCCGCCGAGCCGCTCGACGAGGTCGACGACTGGCTCGTGCCGTTCCTCGACGGCGCGACCGCCGAGCCCGTCGCCGCGCAGCCTTCGCTGCCCGACTCCGCCGCGCACGCCGCCGAGGTCGTCGGCCGGGCCGCGGCATCCGCCAAGCACGCCCTCGAGAGCGCCCTCAAGAGGCTTCCCGGCCGCTGA
- a CDS encoding ATP-binding cassette domain-containing protein: MSSRSTPPAVEVRGLRKGFGRHRVLDGLDLTVQRGEVFALLGPNGAGKTTTINILTTLVRPDAGTATVAGIDVVRAPEQVKQRISLTGQSAAVDDVLTGTENLVMLARLSGLSNRAARTRASELLERFALTDAAAKRVGAYSGGMRRRLDLALSFVVTPEVLFLDEPTTGLDTRSRRELWDVIRSLAEAGTTVFLTTQYLEEADQLADRIAVLDGGRVVASGTPAALKSRVGGDTVELHDAHGDLLREVPTDGTVTDLRRALDVLDESGAEGVVTLRRPTLDDVFLTLTSSDGRGRAAARDAEASPLKENA; this comes from the coding sequence ATGAGCAGCCGATCCACACCACCGGCCGTCGAAGTCCGCGGACTGCGAAAGGGGTTCGGGCGTCACCGCGTCCTGGACGGACTGGATCTCACCGTCCAGCGCGGCGAGGTCTTCGCCCTCCTCGGCCCCAACGGCGCCGGCAAGACCACCACGATCAACATCCTCACCACGCTCGTTCGGCCCGACGCCGGCACCGCCACCGTGGCGGGCATCGACGTCGTGCGCGCACCGGAACAGGTGAAGCAGCGCATCAGCCTCACCGGGCAGTCGGCTGCCGTCGACGACGTCCTCACCGGCACCGAGAACCTCGTGATGCTGGCGCGCCTGTCGGGCCTGTCGAATCGTGCGGCGCGCACGCGAGCGTCCGAGCTGCTCGAACGCTTCGCGCTGACGGATGCCGCAGCCAAGCGCGTCGGCGCCTACTCCGGCGGCATGCGGCGCCGGCTCGACCTGGCCCTCAGCTTCGTGGTGACCCCCGAGGTGCTCTTCCTCGACGAGCCCACCACCGGACTCGACACCCGCAGCCGCCGCGAGCTGTGGGACGTCATCCGCTCCCTCGCCGAGGCCGGCACGACGGTGTTCCTGACGACGCAGTACCTCGAGGAGGCCGATCAGCTCGCCGACCGCATCGCGGTGCTCGACGGCGGGCGCGTGGTCGCCAGCGGCACCCCCGCGGCGCTGAAGTCGCGCGTCGGCGGCGACACCGTCGAGCTCCACGACGCCCACGGCGACCTGCTGCGGGAGGTGCCCACCGACGGCACCGTGACCGACCTCCGCCGCGCTCTCGACGTGCTCGACGAGTCCGGCGCGGAGGGCGTCGTGACCCTGCGCCGTCCCACCCTCGATGACGTGTTCCTCACCCTCACCTCGTCCGACGGCCGCGGCCGCGCCGCTGCGCGCGACGCCGAGGCATCCCCCCTGAAGGAGAACGCATGA
- a CDS encoding TrkH family potassium uptake protein has translation MSQGSTRGVLRAASPSPRLVFSAIRRFTTSSPARFAILVFTSLVLLFTALLSLPISSADGRVTPLADAFFTAVSTICVTGLVTVNMGTHWSAFGNSMIFLGVNIGAMGVLTFGAMMGVVISRRLGLRAKLVAAGDTNPLRSHAGPVKEEQGVRLGEVGQLLRTIALSTLLIEAVVAVLLYPAMLLSGTDPLTALWQAPYFAAMSFTNTGFTPTPDGLASFATNYWFLTVMAVSVMVGSVGFPVIYSLSKHHWHMRKWSLHTKLTLLCVAFLWVAGAVAFLALEYLNPETLGRADAWDTTFQSFFLSVMTRSGGFAVLDMDELNGSSIIVACMLMFVGGGSASTAGGIKVTTLAVLILAAAAEARGRQWVEVFGRRIPSDVQRVALSVVWWGSTIVALSTIILGQITQQRIDFVLFDVISGFATVGLSTGVTESLPDVGKYIMAVTILMGRIGTVTIAAAVAARSSTQLYQLPVERPIVG, from the coding sequence ATGAGTCAAGGCTCGACTCGCGGCGTCCTGCGCGCCGCGTCGCCGAGCCCCCGACTCGTCTTCAGCGCGATCCGCCGCTTCACGACCTCCTCGCCGGCGCGATTCGCGATCCTCGTCTTCACGTCGCTGGTCCTGCTGTTCACGGCACTGCTGTCGCTGCCCATCTCCTCGGCGGACGGCCGCGTCACCCCCCTCGCGGACGCGTTCTTCACCGCGGTGTCGACCATCTGCGTGACGGGCCTGGTGACCGTCAACATGGGCACGCACTGGTCGGCGTTCGGCAACTCGATGATCTTCCTCGGCGTCAACATCGGCGCGATGGGGGTGCTCACCTTCGGCGCCATGATGGGCGTGGTGATCTCGCGGCGGCTGGGTCTGCGCGCGAAGCTCGTCGCCGCCGGCGACACCAATCCGCTGCGCTCCCACGCGGGCCCCGTGAAGGAGGAGCAAGGCGTGCGGCTGGGCGAAGTGGGCCAGCTGCTGCGGACCATCGCGCTGAGCACGCTCCTCATCGAAGCCGTCGTGGCCGTGCTGCTGTACCCGGCGATGCTGCTCAGCGGCACCGATCCGCTGACCGCGCTCTGGCAGGCGCCCTACTTCGCGGCGATGTCGTTCACCAACACGGGCTTCACGCCCACCCCCGACGGCCTCGCGTCGTTCGCGACCAACTACTGGTTCCTGACGGTCATGGCCGTGAGCGTCATGGTGGGCAGCGTCGGGTTCCCCGTCATCTACTCGCTCTCCAAGCACCACTGGCACATGCGGAAGTGGTCGCTTCACACCAAGCTGACGCTGCTGTGCGTCGCGTTCCTGTGGGTGGCCGGCGCGGTCGCGTTCCTCGCGCTCGAGTACCTCAACCCCGAGACCCTCGGGCGCGCCGATGCGTGGGACACGACGTTCCAGAGCTTCTTCCTGTCGGTGATGACCCGCTCCGGCGGATTCGCCGTGCTCGACATGGACGAGCTGAACGGGTCGAGCATCATCGTGGCCTGCATGCTCATGTTCGTCGGCGGCGGGTCGGCATCCACCGCCGGGGGCATCAAGGTCACGACGCTCGCCGTGCTCATCCTCGCCGCGGCGGCCGAGGCACGGGGTCGTCAGTGGGTGGAGGTCTTCGGTCGCAGGATCCCCAGCGACGTCCAGCGCGTCGCGCTCTCGGTCGTGTGGTGGGGGTCGACGATCGTCGCGCTGAGCACCATCATCCTCGGCCAGATCACTCAGCAGCGGATCGATTTCGTGCTGTTCGACGTGATCTCGGGCTTCGCCACGGTCGGACTTTCGACCGGCGTCACCGAGTCGCTGCCGGACGTGGGCAAGTACATCATGGCGGTGACGATCCTGATGGGACGCATTGGTACAGTGACAATCGCTGCCGCCGTGGCGGCGCGGTCGAGTACGCAGCTGTACCAGCTGCCCGTGGAGAGGCCCATCGTTGGTTGA
- a CDS encoding ABC transporter permease, whose product MTTVTASPAAPALRPRISGLTAESVFVGRSLLHSLRDGESLLMAILLPVMLMLVFTWVFGGAIDPTSDYVNYVVPGVILTCAGFGAASTAVYVAGDMKAGIIDRFRTMPLRASAVLTGHVVASLLRNLFATAIVIGVALLVGFRPTADAWGWIGAIGVIALWILAITYLFAAIGLASGSPEGANGYGFIILFLPYLSSAYVRVGTMPEWLQGVAEYQPVTPLIETIRGLLMGTPVGDTAVWAIAWCVGILVVSFVWGAWLFRRKAGRR is encoded by the coding sequence ATGACCACCGTGACCGCCTCCCCCGCAGCTCCCGCGCTGCGCCCGCGCATCTCGGGGCTCACCGCCGAGAGCGTCTTCGTCGGCCGCAGCCTGCTGCACTCGCTGCGCGACGGCGAATCCCTGCTCATGGCGATCCTGCTCCCGGTGATGCTCATGCTGGTGTTCACCTGGGTGTTCGGCGGCGCGATCGACCCCACCAGCGACTACGTGAACTACGTGGTGCCGGGGGTGATCCTCACCTGCGCCGGCTTCGGCGCCGCGTCGACGGCCGTGTACGTGGCCGGCGACATGAAGGCCGGCATCATCGACCGGTTCCGCACGATGCCGCTGCGCGCGAGCGCCGTGCTCACCGGGCACGTCGTCGCCAGCCTGCTGCGCAATCTGTTCGCGACCGCCATCGTGATCGGCGTCGCCCTGCTCGTCGGGTTCCGGCCGACCGCCGACGCGTGGGGTTGGATCGGGGCGATCGGCGTCATCGCACTGTGGATCCTCGCGATCACCTACCTGTTCGCGGCCATCGGCCTCGCGTCGGGCAGCCCGGAGGGTGCGAACGGATACGGGTTCATCATCCTGTTCCTCCCGTATCTCTCGAGCGCCTACGTGCGGGTCGGGACGATGCCCGAATGGCTCCAGGGCGTCGCGGAGTACCAGCCGGTGACCCCGCTCATCGAGACGATCCGGGGCCTGCTCATGGGCACGCCGGTCGGCGACACCGCCGTGTGGGCGATCGCGTGGTGCGTGGGGATCCTCGTGGTGTCGTTCGTGTGGGGCGCGTGGCTGTTCCGCCGCAAGGCCGGCAGGCGCTGA
- the proC gene encoding pyrroline-5-carboxylate reductase: MAAVVPPLPPIAILGAGSMGGAIARGLSRSGLAAAVTTTNRSRAKAAELDGLDGVTSVALEEHPTGNTDAAAAADVVLVGVKPAMVPDLLREIAPALRPGAIVVSLAAGVTIQTFEDLLGDDAVVLRSMPNTPSLVGRGVTGLAAGTRADAEATAVARRLFETVGTVVEVPEAQIDALSTISGSGPAYFYLVVEEFTKAAVGKGFDEAEARLMAEQTFIGAAALLEASAGDPAELRRRVTSPKGTTERAVAVLHDARLDDVFTRATDAALARARELAAGA; this comes from the coding sequence ATGGCCGCCGTCGTACCGCCCCTTCCGCCCATCGCGATCCTCGGCGCCGGCTCGATGGGCGGCGCGATCGCACGCGGACTGTCCCGTTCGGGCCTCGCCGCGGCGGTCACGACCACGAACCGCTCGCGCGCGAAGGCGGCCGAGCTCGACGGCCTCGACGGCGTCACGAGCGTCGCGCTCGAGGAACACCCGACCGGGAACACGGATGCCGCAGCCGCCGCCGACGTCGTGCTCGTCGGCGTGAAGCCGGCCATGGTGCCCGACCTGCTGCGCGAGATCGCTCCGGCGCTGCGACCGGGCGCGATCGTGGTGAGCCTCGCGGCCGGGGTCACGATCCAGACGTTCGAAGACCTCCTCGGCGACGACGCGGTCGTGCTCAGATCGATGCCGAACACGCCGTCCCTGGTCGGGCGCGGCGTGACCGGCCTCGCCGCCGGGACGCGCGCCGACGCCGAGGCCACCGCGGTGGCGCGGCGGCTGTTCGAGACCGTCGGCACGGTGGTCGAGGTGCCGGAGGCGCAGATCGACGCGCTGTCGACCATCTCGGGCTCGGGCCCCGCGTACTTCTACCTCGTGGTCGAGGAGTTCACCAAGGCCGCCGTCGGGAAGGGGTTCGACGAGGCCGAGGCGCGGCTCATGGCCGAGCAGACCTTCATCGGCGCGGCCGCGCTGCTCGAGGCATCCGCAGGCGACCCGGCCGAGCTGCGCCGTCGCGTGACGAGCCCCAAGGGCACGACCGAGCGGGCGGTCGCGGTGCTGCACGACGCGCGCCTCGACGACGTCTTCACGCGCGCCACCGACGCCGCCCTCGCCCGCGCGAGGGAACTCGCCGCCGGGGCGTAG
- a CDS encoding LLM class F420-dependent oxidoreductase: MEYCLFTEPQGGATYDDQLAFAQTGELLGFDGFFRSDHYLHMGDDDGLPGPTDAWTTLAGLARETSRIRLGTLVSSVTYRVPGILAIQVAQVDAMSGGRVELGLGTGWFEREHRAYGIPFPAKRFGLLEEQLELVTGLWSAPVGTTYSFTGDHYRLAEAPALPKPVQSRVPVIVGGAGPRRTPELAARFATEFNIGFQPEDVIAEKFAGVRAACERVGRDPHTLKLSVALPTLAAASEAELDRRAANIGRTVAELRGDTNIVGGRDEIVAKVERLAALGAQRVYFQLIDLQDLSQVEYLGAEVLPRLPR; encoded by the coding sequence ATGGAGTACTGCCTGTTCACCGAGCCGCAGGGCGGCGCGACCTACGACGACCAGCTCGCCTTCGCGCAGACCGGCGAGCTGCTCGGTTTCGACGGGTTCTTCCGTTCCGACCACTACCTGCACATGGGCGACGACGACGGCCTGCCGGGCCCCACCGACGCGTGGACCACGCTCGCAGGGCTCGCGCGCGAGACCTCGCGCATCCGCCTCGGCACACTGGTCTCGTCGGTCACCTACCGCGTGCCCGGAATCCTGGCGATCCAGGTCGCTCAGGTCGACGCGATGTCGGGCGGGCGCGTCGAGCTCGGGCTCGGCACCGGGTGGTTCGAACGCGAGCACCGGGCCTACGGCATCCCGTTTCCGGCGAAGCGGTTCGGTCTGCTCGAGGAGCAGCTCGAGCTGGTCACCGGGCTCTGGTCGGCGCCGGTGGGCACGACCTACAGCTTCACCGGCGACCACTACCGGCTGGCCGAGGCACCGGCCCTTCCCAAGCCGGTCCAGTCGCGCGTGCCGGTCATCGTCGGCGGCGCAGGCCCCCGGCGCACGCCCGAGCTCGCGGCCCGGTTCGCGACCGAGTTCAACATCGGGTTCCAGCCCGAGGACGTGATCGCCGAGAAGTTCGCGGGCGTCCGCGCCGCGTGCGAACGCGTCGGCCGCGACCCTCACACGCTCAAGCTGTCGGTCGCTCTGCCCACGCTGGCCGCGGCATCCGAGGCCGAACTCGACCGGCGCGCGGCGAACATCGGACGCACCGTCGCCGAGCTGCGCGGCGACACCAACATCGTCGGCGGCCGCGACGAGATCGTCGCGAAGGTCGAGCGGCTGGCGGCGCTCGGGGCGCAGCGCGTGTACTTCCAGCTCATCGACCTGCAGGACCTCTCGCAGGTCGAGTACCTCGGTGCCGAGGTGCTGCCCCGCCTGCCCCGCTGA
- a CDS encoding alpha/beta fold hydrolase translates to MTLFDGITARLVETPRLAVNVLERTGDSAATPPERTVVFIHGNVSSSLFWQETMLDLPSDLRVLAIDLRGFGGSEHLPIDATRGVRDFSDDVHATLEALGIATAHLVGWSMGAGVIMQYALDHPVLSLTLQAPVSPYGFGGTRRDGSRLTDDDAGCGGGGANPDFVQRLTDRDTSDEAPTSPRSVFRAGYVAAGYETEHEDVWVESMLTTSTATGNYPGDSVTSESWPGFGAGTVGVLNTMTPGHFDVSGIAELADKPPILWIHGTVDAIVSDSSFYDLNNLGKLGVIPGWPGDEVAPAQEMVSQTRDVLGRYAEAGGEVRELALEGTGHSPHLERPVEFRHALLEVIGYVGHPQNPSPPTEAIILRSSD, encoded by the coding sequence ATGACCCTCTTCGACGGCATCACGGCCCGACTCGTCGAGACCCCGCGCCTCGCGGTCAATGTGCTCGAGCGCACGGGCGATTCCGCGGCGACGCCGCCCGAGCGCACTGTGGTGTTCATCCACGGCAACGTCTCGTCGTCGCTGTTCTGGCAGGAGACCATGCTCGATCTGCCGTCGGATCTGCGCGTGCTGGCGATCGACCTCCGCGGGTTCGGAGGATCCGAGCACCTCCCCATCGACGCCACGCGCGGCGTGCGCGACTTCAGCGACGACGTGCACGCCACTCTCGAGGCGCTCGGCATCGCGACCGCGCACCTCGTGGGCTGGTCCATGGGCGCCGGCGTCATCATGCAGTACGCCCTCGACCACCCGGTGCTGAGCCTCACGCTGCAGGCGCCGGTGTCGCCGTACGGGTTCGGCGGAACCCGGCGCGACGGCAGCCGTCTGACCGACGACGACGCGGGATGCGGCGGCGGCGGCGCGAACCCGGACTTCGTGCAGCGCCTGACCGACCGCGACACGTCCGACGAAGCGCCGACGTCGCCGCGGAGCGTCTTCCGCGCCGGTTACGTCGCGGCCGGCTACGAGACCGAGCACGAGGACGTGTGGGTCGAGTCGATGCTCACCACCTCGACCGCCACCGGCAACTACCCCGGCGACTCCGTCACCAGCGAGAGCTGGCCCGGCTTCGGCGCCGGCACGGTCGGCGTGCTCAACACGATGACGCCCGGGCACTTCGACGTGTCGGGCATCGCAGAGCTCGCCGACAAGCCCCCGATCCTGTGGATCCACGGCACCGTCGACGCCATCGTGTCGGACTCGTCCTTCTACGACCTCAACAACCTCGGCAAGCTCGGCGTCATCCCCGGATGGCCCGGCGACGAGGTCGCGCCCGCGCAGGAGATGGTGTCGCAGACGCGCGATGTGCTGGGCCGCTACGCCGAGGCGGGCGGCGAGGTGCGCGAGCTCGCGCTCGAGGGCACGGGCCATTCGCCGCACCTGGAGCGTCCGGTCGAGTTCCGTCACGCGCTCCTCGAGGTGATCGGCTACGTCGGGCACCCGCAGAACCCCTCGCCGCCGACCGAGGCGATCATCCTGCGCTCCTCCGACTGA